The Deltaproteobacteria bacterium DNA segment CAGCACGCGGTTGCGCTGGTAGGTTTCCATCCGCTCCCACAACAACGGAAGCGCCGCCAGGCCGGCGATCACGACCGCGTGGATGCGCCACAGGTCCGACACGGTGAAATACGCCACCGACAGGACGATGAGCGCGACCAGCACGGCGCTGCCGAGATCCGGCTGTGCGACGATGAGGCCGACCGGCGCCGCGAGTGCGGCGACGCGGACGGCGATCTGCCGGCGGGTGAGCTGCCCGCCCTCGGCCTCCTGCGCGAACTGTGCGAGCGCCACGATCACCGCGATCTTCGCCAGCTCCGACGGTTGCACGGTGACGCCGGCGACGCCGAGCCACCGCTGGGCTCCTTTGACCGACACGCCGGCGACGTAGACGAGCGCGACCGCGACGATGGCCCCGCCGAGCAAGAACCACGCGAACCGCTCCCAGAACCGGTAGTCGATCGCGGTCATCGCGAAGAACGCGATCGCTCCGGCGAGCATCCACGCGACCTGGCGGGCGAACAACGCCTCGTGCCGCGTACCGGACAGCGCGCTGTGCAGGTTGAGCAGGCCGATCCCCGCGATGAGCACCGTCGTACAGAACAGCGGCCAGTCGAACCGCGACGCGAACCGGAGCCACCACGGCCGGCCGACGGTCGCGCGCGCCAGGCCGAGCCGGGTCATGGCCGCCCCCCTCGCTCGCGCACGAGCGCGGCATAGCCCTCGAAAATCTCGCGCGCGATCGGCGCCGCCGCCTCTCCGCCGTGGCCGCCGTGCTCGACGAGCACGGCGATCGCGATCGCCGGGTCGCGCGCCGGCGCCCAGCCGGCGAACCAGGCATGGTCGCGCGTCGGATCCCACCCCTTGCGCGGCTGCGCGTCGCCGTCCTTCCGCCGGCGACGGCGGCCGCGCACCTGCGCCGTGCCGGTCTTGCCCGCGAACTCGATGATCGCGCTGGCGGCGTCGTGCGCCGTGCCGCCCTCGGCGTTGACGACGGCCCACATACCGCGGTGGAGCTGTTCGATCGTCTGCGGCGACGCATGAATGCGGCGGCGCAGGGTGGGCTCGTAGCGCGCCACGACGCGGCCCTCGGCGTCCTCGATGCGTTCGACGATCTGCGGGGCGTACAGCGCGCCGCCGTTGGCGATGGCGGCGTAGGCCTGGGCGAGTTGCATCACGGTGACGGCGACGTCGCCCTGGCCTGTCGCCGTGTTGAGCGTGTAGCCGATCTTGAAGCCCCCGCGCGCCTCGTACCACGCGCGCGTGGGAATGCGGCCAGCCACGTCGCCGTTGAGGCCGATGCCGGTCGGCTGACCGAAGCCGAGGTCGCGCGCCACCTCGGCGAGCCGGTCGATGCCGACGACTTCGGCCAGCTCCCACACGAACACGTT contains these protein-coding regions:
- the rodA gene encoding rod shape-determining protein RodA, with product MTRLGLARATVGRPWWLRFASRFDWPLFCTTVLIAGIGLLNLHSALSGTRHEALFARQVAWMLAGAIAFFAMTAIDYRFWERFAWFLLGGAIVAVALVYVAGVSVKGAQRWLGVAGVTVQPSELAKIAVIVALAQFAQEAEGGQLTRRQIAVRVAALAAPVGLIVAQPDLGSAVLVALIVLSVAYFTVSDLWRIHAVVIAGLAALPLLWERMETYQRNRVLCFLDPESDPTGLCWHTKQSIIAVGSGRILGEGYMNGTQNQFKFLPEHWTDFPFSVFAEEWGFVGGVVLLALFAFLILWIVNAALHARDRFGAVLCLGVAAMLFWHTAVNVAMVLGLAPVVGVTLPLVSYGGSSVMTVFLGLGLVSSVSARRHGF